One window from the genome of Treponema sp. OMZ 838 encodes:
- a CDS encoding MATE family efflux transporter has translation MTDKREELISGNIFKLMLKLGIPGIIGMLVISLYSFVDAMFVGRYVGEKALGAISVAYAFTLVNNGIAVLIGMGSASILSRAVGRKDQETIDAVMGNVFVLAVMMSSAVMVVGYIFAPQLLSLIGAEGEMHAMGVQYLRIVYLGSIFVNFGQASNMVLRGEGRIALAMIIMGSGAVLNIVLDALFIIVFKQGLAGAAVATVISQAVFALFSFFYFLCFSKNVRFKTFKLDKSIVGETIAIGMSGMIMQVLSLVQQTVMYSTLKKYGGEDQVVLMGAFFRYLMLSFIPLWGLSQGYQPFVGTNFGAGLFDRVKKGTGMFYGFGLLLAITAWAIFLLSPEKVLGLFIDNPVLVAQGKTNTVTAMIIFPALAIMILNMTLFQAIGKPKPAGMLAISRQLVLFVPAVLILPHFFGARGIWLAMPLVDGIVVVLSVIIMIKIFATDLAKK, from the coding sequence ATGACGGATAAACGGGAAGAGCTTATATCGGGAAATATATTCAAGCTCATGCTAAAGTTGGGTATACCGGGCATTATCGGTATGCTGGTGATCAGCTTGTACAGCTTTGTCGATGCAATGTTTGTCGGGCGGTATGTAGGTGAAAAAGCACTCGGCGCAATCAGCGTTGCGTATGCTTTTACGTTGGTGAATAACGGTATTGCGGTACTGATCGGGATGGGCTCCGCCTCGATTTTGTCGCGGGCAGTCGGCAGAAAAGATCAAGAGACCATCGATGCGGTGATGGGTAACGTCTTTGTACTGGCAGTGATGATGTCGTCCGCAGTGATGGTCGTCGGCTACATCTTTGCACCGCAACTGTTGAGCCTTATCGGAGCGGAAGGGGAAATGCATGCAATGGGCGTGCAGTATTTACGGATTGTGTACCTTGGCTCCATATTTGTCAACTTCGGACAGGCTTCTAATATGGTGCTGCGCGGCGAAGGAAGAATTGCGCTTGCGATGATTATCATGGGATCAGGCGCCGTGCTGAATATTGTGCTCGATGCGCTCTTTATCATCGTATTCAAGCAGGGGCTTGCAGGAGCTGCCGTTGCGACGGTTATTTCTCAGGCAGTTTTTGCACTGTTCAGCTTTTTCTACTTTTTATGTTTCAGCAAAAATGTCCGCTTTAAAACCTTTAAATTGGATAAATCGATTGTCGGAGAAACAATTGCAATCGGTATGTCCGGTATGATTATGCAGGTACTTTCGTTGGTACAGCAAACAGTCATGTATTCGACGTTGAAAAAATACGGCGGAGAAGATCAAGTAGTTCTGATGGGTGCATTCTTCCGCTATTTGATGCTGAGCTTTATTCCGCTGTGGGGATTAAGCCAAGGATACCAGCCCTTCGTCGGTACAAACTTCGGCGCAGGACTTTTTGACCGGGTAAAAAAAGGAACCGGTATGTTCTACGGCTTCGGTCTTTTGCTTGCAATAACGGCATGGGCTATCTTTTTGCTGAGTCCCGAAAAGGTATTGGGCTTGTTCATTGATAACCCCGTACTCGTAGCACAGGGAAAAACCAATACCGTTACCGCTATGATCATCTTCCCTGCGCTTGCCATTATGATATTGAACATGACGCTCTTTCAGGCTATCGGAAAGCCGAAACCCGCCGGTATGTTGGCAATTTCCCGCCAGCTCGTGCTTTTTGTGCCTGCCGTGCTTATTCTTCCTCATTTTTTCGGAGCGCGGGGAATATGGCTTGCAATGCCGCTTGTTGACGGAATTGTCGTCGTGCTCTCCGTCATCATCATGATAAAGATATTCGCAACCGACCTTGCAAAAAAGTAA